In Lytechinus variegatus isolate NC3 chromosome 12, Lvar_3.0, whole genome shotgun sequence, a single window of DNA contains:
- the LOC121425221 gene encoding ankyrin-1-like — protein MSKKKLHNPLNFFQENRGVNQQKALDTALVQCCLSGDDDAVIDLLQKGASPEGEAYAMAQIASGENFKRPLMAAVMNGHKKIAQLLLDNGADPCGVNRYHVQPIHLAAHAGHRDCVTLLLNAGANANAETSDFNAPGVYKKPFRGGTTPLHMAAKLNRSDCIEELVQRGHADLDKKDVIGMNCLNTACQLGHEESALTILRLSQEKKIAAKSSIGTGNSPLHDCVRCGLLKATKALLDYGVEVNAANPTGYTPLHFAMIQTSDAGPDLIRTLILHGRDIEVNLPNRKGLKPLHLVAFKSDGGEHFHHVHTIEYHMSRDHITLDPGRPRYDPELTCFLLQYGADFNIEYHGRSLLQQEIYNKDDEDDDVILDTILRATDSFEIPYHPSPRDSQVSQILERLTMLKTLFSNPRPLQHLCRLRIRRLLRPTRLNRVGELAVPDRLKEYILLKC, from the exons atgtccaagaaGAAGCTTCACAATCCCCTGAATTTCTTCCAAGAAAATCGTGGAGTAAATCAACAAAAAGCACTGGATACAGCACTCGTACAATGTTGTCTGTCTGGAGATGACGATGCGGTGATCGACCTTTTGCAGAAGGGAGCCTCCCCGGAAGGAGAGGCGTATGCGATGGCACAGATTGCCAGTGGGGAAAACTTCAAGCGGCCGCTGATGGCCGCAGTAATGAACGGGCACAAGAAGATTGCGCAGCTGTTGTTAGACAATGGGG CTGATCCATGTGGCGTGAACAGGTATCATGTCCAGCCCATCCATCTTGCTGCCCATGCCGGTCACAGAGATTGTGTGACTCTGCTTCTCAATGCTGGAGCAAACGCTAACGCGGAGACTTCGGACTTCAACGCGCCTGGTGTCTACAAAA AGCCATTTCGAGGAGGAACCACACCCTTACACATGGCAGCCAAGTTGAACCGTAGCGACTGCATTGAAGAGTTAGTACAACGAGGCCATGCTGATCTTGACAAGAAAGACGTAATTGGAATGAATTGTCTGAACACTGCATGCCAACTTGGCCACGAAGAGAGTGCTCTCACCATTCTTAGGCTGTCTCAAGAAAAGAAGATAGCGGCTAAGTCATCGATAGGCACAG GAAATAGCCCACTCCATGACTGCGTACGCTGTGGCCTTCTAAAAGCGACAAAGGCTCTACTAGACTATGGGGTGGAGGTGAACGCAGCTAATCCAACTGGTTATACTCCACTGCACTTTGCTATGATACAAACAAGTGATGCTGGACCAGATCTTATACGAACTCTCATACTGCACGGCCGCGATATTGAGGTCAACCTTCCGAACAGAAAAG GATTAAAACCTCTTCATCTTGTGGCCTTCAAGTCGGATGGAGGAGAGCACTTTCATCACGTACACACCATCGAGTATCACATGTCCCGTGATCATATCACCCTCGACCCCGGCCGACCTCGCTATGACCCAGAACTGACCTGCTTCTTGCTGCAGTACGGAGCAGACTTTAACATCGAGTATCACGGCAGGTCGTTGTTACAACAGGAGATCTACAACAAAGATGACGAGGATGACGATGTCATCTTAGATACTATCTTGCGAGCCACGGACTCCTTTGAGATACCCTACCACCCCAGTCCAAGGGATAGCCAAGTGTCACAGATTTTAGAGAGGTTGACCATGCTAAAGACTCTGTTCTCTAACCCGAGACCGCTCCAACATCTGTGCCGTCTTCGCATCAGGAGGCTCCTCAGACCGACACGTCTCAATAGAGTCGGGGAGCTGGCTGTTCCCGATCGCCTCAAGGAATACATCCTCTTGAAATGTTGA